Proteins from one Myxococcales bacterium genomic window:
- a CDS encoding DUF433 domain-containing protein, whose translation MIGGMHVLRRITHDPAVMGGRPCIRGLRVTVGTVVGLLATGKTNQEILAAYPYLEEADIQAALAYAAWRSEEIDVPLS comes from the coding sequence ATGATCGGGGGTATGCATGTATTGCGCCGCATTACACACGACCCTGCCGTGATGGGCGGTCGTCCGTGCATTCGAGGGCTTCGCGTCACCGTCGGGACCGTGGTGGGCTTGCTTGCCACCGGAAAGACGAACCAGGAAATTCTGGCGGCTTATCCGTACCTCGAAGAAGCCGACATCCAGGCAGCACTGGCGTATGCCGCTTGGCGCTCAGAAGAAATCGACGTTCCGCTCTCATGA
- a CDS encoding DUF5615 family PIN-like protein, whose amino-acid sequence MRILLDMNLSPLWVEFLQQEGFEAVHWTTIGTGAEADHFVMQWARDNEYVVFTHDLDFSALLASTKAQGPSVIQLRGQEVLPEAVGKDVARVLRMRTPEIEAGAIVTIDKISSRVRVLPIGKAPG is encoded by the coding sequence ATGAGGATCCTCCTGGACATGAACCTGTCCCCGCTCTGGGTGGAGTTTCTTCAGCAGGAAGGATTCGAAGCGGTGCATTGGACTACGATCGGAACAGGAGCTGAGGCGGACCATTTTGTGATGCAGTGGGCCCGAGACAACGAATACGTTGTGTTTACCCATGACCTAGACTTCTCAGCACTGCTGGCTTCCACAAAGGCCCAAGGGCCAAGCGTCATCCAACTCAGAGGCCAAGAAGTTCTTCCTGAGGCTGTCGGCAAGGATGTTGCTCGGGTGCTTCGGATGAGAACTCCCGAGATCGAGGCCGGCGCCATTGTGACGATAGACAAGATCTCGTCGCGAGTGCGTGTCTTGCCGATCGGTAAGGCGCCCGGCTAA